The region TTTCAGCGAAAGGATGACGTTATGACCTTGGCGCAGCAGGGATCTGATCATCAGCAGGTCGGCCATCAGGCCCCCGGTATCATCCGGAATATATAAGATTTTAAGCCCGCCGCTATTGCCGTGAAAAACATTGCGGACCGCGCTGAAATCGACCTCATCGCGTGCATACATTTTTGAATAAAGCTGATAATCCCCGCCGAATAGAGCCTGACTCCATTGATCCGGCAGGCTGGAAAGCCGAAAAATACGCTCCAGCTCAATCATATCCAGCTCAAACCGCATATCCGCCAGATTTTCACACTCAGGGGCAGGATAGGGGCAGGATTCCATGGCCTGTTTGAAAAACTCACTTTCCACGTAGGCTTTGCCCCTGCTGAAAAGCAGCTCCTTGCGATTTCGATATGGATCATCCAGCCCGCTGCGGGAAAGAAAAATGGTGATCATGTTTTTGAGCAGCCGCATAGGTATCATAATAGAAGAATCAAGGGCCTGCCTGAATTTGTGGCGGCAGAGATTCAGGATCAGCTTACGCTGATAGTGGTCTGACACATGATTTCTAACCAGCTTGACTAAAGTCCGCCAGACATACACATAAACATCCAGCAGATCAGCAGCCAGCCCGGGAGTAACCAACCTGTTAAACTGCCAGTCGGAACAAGGCGCGAAGACCTGATTCTCATCCAGCGCGACCATGAACCGCAGCTGTTCGGGAGAGGCGTTTTTGACCGGGTCAATTATGCTTTCCAGATGGTTGGCTGTCATAAAATGCAGCAACCATGCATCAAAAACCGGGTCCTCACCGTATTTAAGATCTTTAATGGCCGTAAAATCAGGCAGAGTGCTCACTGGTATTCTACTCCGTAAGGAAGCCCTTGCTTCTCAATTTTTCAAAAAAAGTATTGCTGCGGATACGGGCCAGCATAAGTTCCTTTTTGTGACGTGAGATCACAATCCGGTACCCCTCGCTCAAAGGATATGGCACACGTCCGTCTTCGGTAAGGTAGACATCTCCCGAAGTTTCGCCCACATCTACGGTCAGCGGGGTATCCACCGGCAGTACCATCGGTCGTATTCCATTAAGAAAAGGACAGACCGGAGTCACACACATGGCGGCAAGTTCGGGATGGACCAGCGGTCCTCCGGCAGAAACGTTATACGCAGTGGAACCGGTGGGAGTAGCGATAATCAAGCCGTCGGCCCGCAGATTTTTTATCCACTGCCCCTTCTGGCCGATATCCAGAGAAATAATTCTTGCTACAGTTCCACGGGAAATGACCAGATCGTTGATAGCTACGCCCCGGGCCACAATTCCGTTTCCACGCTGGACTTCGTAGTCAAAAGCGGTTCTAAGGGATATATCCAGTTCATTTTTAAAAAAGTTATCCAGCGCTGTTTCCCAATCATCCGGGAGGACTTCAGCCAGAAACCCCACACGGCCATGATTAATGCCAAGCACCGGCACTTCCCAATCGAGGACATTTCCGGCTACACTTATAAAGGTGCCGTCACCGCCAAGCACAAGCACAAGGATGGTACTTTCCCGGTAAGCTGAGACATTTATACGCGCAGGGGGGCTAGGGTGCTCGACAATATCCGAATCCACACCACGCAAACTGAGCCAGCGGGCGATATCACCGCCCAACTCGGATGCTGCGCCCCCGCCGGACTTGGTAACAATTAAAACAGAACCTTGACTATCTGACATAGATAATTCTCCTATTAGAAAGAGGCCCAAGATTCAACTGTTTGCTGCCTAAAAAACTCGAATAATAAAAAATTTGCCATTACTCTTTTTTTTGGATCACATATTTTAACTTTTTTTGATACGAACTTAACACGCTGTAAAAAAAAGGTATCTTTTATATATTTTTTTAACATTAACCCTAAAGAATGTATTGGAACGTGCCGATATTGTAAATGAGGAGGATTATATACCGTGGCTCACAACCCTGCTGAAATGAGAAACATGCTGCAAACTTACGGAAAGCAGCTGACCAATGCCAAGCGACTGGCCCGATTCAGGCGTGCCCTGAAAAGGTCCGAGTCTCCTGACACGGTTACTATCTCACGGCAGGCAAGGCGTCGCGAGCTTGTGGAAAAAGTTTCCCGGGAAATTATCGAAAATCTCATCATCTCGGGTAATGAAAATCCGGTAGTGTCCGATATATTAGAACAGCTGGAGCTTGATTTTGGTGATCGCTTTGTTTTCGAGTATCCTCTCGACGGAAGCGACGTGCAAGTTCTGAAAGAAACCCCGGACGGTGTTATTGACCTGCCGCGCAACGAAAAGGCGCAGGTTATGAACCGCCTCTGGGAAATCACGCTGGACAAGGTAGACCGGACCATGCTCTGATGCCGGCCGTTGCATATAACCTCAAACAATCGTCAATTTGGTAACCCCGGAGGGGATTATGAAGATTAATCAGTATAACCAAACCCCTCTCAAGGCCTACTCTGACAACCGGGTGAACAACGCTGCGGACAAGACACAAAGCCAGCAGCAAAGTTCGGCCCCAAGTCGTGATGTTGTTAATGTTTCGACTCAGGCAAAGCTCCTCGGTACCGCACGGCAAACCGCCACCGAGAGCCCGGATACCAGAGAACAGAAGGTAAGAGAACTCAGGGAACAGGTGCGTTCAGGAACTTACAAGCCGGATATTCGTAAGACGGCCATGAACCTTGTTCGCGATGAAGTTGATTTTTTAAGCTGAACAAAATGAAAAACGGCGAAATCCGATGAAGGACTGCGCCGCTTGAAAGACTATATAAATCGGGTTTTACCCACACTCTATCCCCGGCAACGCCTTGGACAGGAGGTATAAAACGATAAATTTTATACCCCTGATTAAGCTAAGGATCAATCGTTAGCCGGGCGGAAGTGTGTCGGATACTTTGTGTCTACTTGAGGCACCTGCATACCGCGTCTGGCCTCGGAGTTGATTACGATGGGGCCACCAAGATTTAAAGTGGTCTCATTCGGCCTTCCCGGAGGAATGGTGACAGTGACCAGCACAGCCATCTGGCGAACATTCTCCACCCTTAAAATTCTTTTCTCAGCTTCACTTAAGCGGACTTCGTAATCGTCCATAAAACTGTATGGATCAGCCACCAGCAGACCAAGGCCCGGATCTTCGAGACTCTGCAGCAGGAGAAAAGGAGAGTCTTCGCTGAGCTGGATCAATGCGAAATCCCTTTTATCGTCAAAGCCGATCAAACCACGAGAAAAATAGATAATACCTTCATCGGTAATTTCTCTTTCCCCGATACGGGTCCTGATTATTTTTTTTCTTTCTTTTGCCATAACTCGGTCGCAGCAAGAAGGTCCTGCTCTGTGTTTTCAAGCGCCAAACGGTTCTGTTCTTTAATCTTGAGGTAAACCTCTTCCCTATAGACAGTAGTATCACCCGGTATATCAAGGCCCAGCTTAACCTGCCGTCCCTGCACGCTTAATACCGTGATCTTTATGTTGTCATCCAGGTAAAGAGCTTCCCCCGGTCTCCGGGTCAAAATAAGCATATCAATATGTTTGTAAATAATCCTTTTGGATTGTTTCTGCTTTGATTGAAAACAGCCTCCACCGTGGAGAATATTTTCAGCACTGAGAATGTCTTAGCTCAAGAAAGCCCCTGCGGGCAAGCACAACCATCTATATTTTAAAATTTATACATAGTTAAGCAGATTCATCTTCATAATCATGGAAGAGCTCTTAAGGACAGCCTCGTAAACTATCTGCTGCTGGGAGAGCTTGGTCATCAGTTCACCGACATCCACGTCTTCGATATGTGAAATGCGGTCCTTCTCGTTCAGCTCAAGACTGGAGAGAACCTGATCAGCTACGGCGAGTCTGTTTTCCCTGCCACCTACATCGGCGGCTCTGGTCAGAACATGCTTTTGAGACTCATTCAGGTTTTCCAGACACTGCTGTACGCCGCTTTGGTTGTTCGTCTCCAGGAAGGCCACAAGATTACCCATGGTTTCAAACATGTTCTGGGTGGTCCCGGCCCCGTCTCCCAGAAGCATACTGTTGCCATTAAAAACAACACTGGCTCCGGAATCACCGGGTTTCTTGTAAATCCCGCCAAAAAGATCCTTACCGATGTCATTGATCTGAACAAATTCATTTTCCTGAATCTGAACATCCATAGCAGCGCTATCGGGATGGATCAGGAATTCCGCTCCGTTTGTCAGAGTCCCGCCGTTATCAACCAATGTGAATGTTCCGCCCGGCAGAGGAAGTACAGCGGAAGTTGCCCCGGCATCGAGAGGTTTCACATTACCTTCATTCCAGGTAACACCGCCGTCCGAGCTGTAGGAGTAAGTGATCTCATCGTCGATGGCACCGGTTGTGGAATCGATCCTCACAACTACATTCTCGGTGAAAGAACCATCGGCTGAGACATCAGCAGCGGGAAAATTAGTATTCAAACCGACAACATTGATATCGTCCGCATCATCGCCCATATACTGAGCAGTGGGACGGACCCACATCCATGTCCCGGAGGTATCATTTGTATTATCGGGATCATTTGCAACAACAGGAATATTGGCAGCAGGAGTTCCCAGGTCGAAATCCATGGTCACACCATCCAAATCAAGCTGTGTGTCAGGAGAAGTAAGAGTCTTGGTAATAAAAGTCTTCCCGCCGTCCTTGGAATAGCGATAATCAATGTCGTCTGGACCGCCGATATCACCGGATTCAAGGAATTGAACAACTATAGTTGTATCCGCATTACCGGTAATGGTAAAATTTCGAGAAGATACATTGGCATCATTTGAAGTCATCCAGAGCTTTTCAGCAAAGGCGTTTTCATTAACCTTGTGTCCGGCGTAAATACTTTTGCCTTCATATTCAGTATTAGCAAGGGCAACCAGCTGCTGGAAGAGCTGACGGGCTTCGTAACTGATCTGCTCTCTATTTTCTTCTTGAAGGGTTCCGGAAGCACCCTGCTCGGCCAGTTCCTTGGCACGGGTCAGGATAGTGGAAACCTGAGTCAGCGTGGAATCCGAAAGGGACAACCACCCCTTGGCGGTATCCACATTATCCCGGTACTGCTTAACTGTGGCAAGCGTTTCACGATGGTCGAGAATACGGGCCATGCCCACAGGATCATCAGAAGGCTTATTCACCTTCTTCTGGGTCTGTGACTGAATATTGGTCTCTACCAGATCAGTCAGAGACCTATTCATGTTTGACACATATGTGTTAAAAAGCATTTGCTGTGATACTCTCATAGCCTTTCTCCCTCAGCCTTATTACAGCTCACCTTAATTCTTCATCCCGAGCAGGGTCTGAAGCATCTGGTCAGCGGTTGTGATCAGCTTTGCCGCAGCAGTGTATGAGTGCTGATATTTGATCAGGTTACTCATTTCTTCATCTATATTTACACCCGATATTTCCTGCTGCTTATCATTAAGATCGGATGCAAGTGTTTCCTGAAAGTTCTTATTAAACTTTGCGGTTCCGGTATCCGCGCCCACAACGGCAACAGTGCCGTCGTAATACTCAACCAGAGTCTGGTTGGTTGTTCCGTCGAAAGAAGTGGTAATGTTCACATTGGTCATTCCCATTTCCTTCATTTTAAGCGCGTTGGTGTTATCACCTTCGTTGTATTCACCGGCACCGTTAACATGCCCGGCGTTGATAAAATCGATATCCCCGTTAACATCGCCGTTCACCGAAATACTCGCAGCACTTGATCCTTCAAAATACGTATTCAACCCAAGAGCCGCGTAGATCCCGCTGGTATCGGTACCGAGCTGAAACTCATAACCGTCATCAGCTGTCACCTGCAGTTTATGGTTTACTATTTTAGCGGTTATACCTGTCTGAGCGTCAAAAGCGTCCCGGACATCCTCAAGGGTATGGGTGGCCGGATCAAAAGCATCAACCACGCCCGGAGTGGTCGGATCAAAATCCAGCGGACCGGAAGATTCCAGAGCACCGGTGGTTGAATTATAAATGTAAATCATGCTGTTGCCTGACTCGAGCCTATCCGCAAAAGGCAGGCCGGAAGAGCCGCTTCCCAAAGCGCGGGTATCGGATTCCACACCGTAAGTGCCTTCCATGAAGGTATGGGCTTTGAGCCCCGCACCCTGTGAATGGATACGGTTGGTCTGCCATATAATTTCCTTGCTCAGGGCATCCATACGTTCTTTGTATCTGCCCACCGCGTTATCGCGGAAGTTGAGATTACCTGCCAGCGAACCGCCGGTAAGTCTTCTGGTATTATCCTGCCCGGCAAAGTTGATCTGCGGGGTGATGTTCTCCTTGTTGGAAGTATTCTCGACCCAGTAGAGCGCGCTTTTGGGCACGATGGTAAATTTGTCACCTTTGGCAATACCGTTGCTCGGCGTGGCGGTAGAATCCGTCGGAGTACCGAACCAGATTTTCAAATCGTCAACCTGAATGGCTCCTGTATCGGTACTGGCGGCAAATGTTCTCTCATTCCCGTCACTATCCTTGAGCCATGTAGTTCCACCATCAAGGGAAACCCTGTACTTTGCAGCCGTAGCACCACCGCTCACATCACCAGCGGTCACGCATTCCACAGTATATTCAAATTCACTGGATCCTTCGAAATATGCCTTACCGTCAAAATTTGAACCGGGACTCAAACTATTCGTGCTCTGCGGTCCGTCATATGAAAGGCTGAAATGCTTATCTCCGTCCACCAGGGTCTGCCCTGCTCCGGTGGTAATGGTGATATTACCCTTCCCGTTATCGATCATCTTGGTATCCATGATCTCGGAAAGATTACGGATCAGTGTGGCCCGCTCGTCGTAGAGGGCATTCGGATTGTTCTGACCGTCAACCTGATTAACATTGATGCGCTGGTTGATCTCGGAGATACGAACCATAATATCATTGGCTTTGGCCACATCCTGCTTGATGTAATCATCTACCTGCTGCTGATAGCGGGTCAGGTCATTCTGCATGGAATGCAGGGAATTGACGAGACTGGTGGTATCGCTGAGCAACTGCTGGCGGGAAGCTGCGTCATTCGGACGCTGGCTGAGATCCTGCCAATCATTGAAAAATTTAGTAAGGCTGGAGTTGAGTCCGTAACCCTGGGATTCATTAAAAAGTGATTCAACACTGCTCAGAGAATTGTAAAGATTATCCCAACGTTCGCGCATAGTGGCTTTATCGTTGTAACTATTCTCCACAAACTGGTCGAAATTGCGGTATATTTCAGCAGCACGTACACCGGTGCCGATCTGGCCCGGATTGTAGTTAATGCTCATGTTCTCTTCGAGACGAACATTACGGCGGGAGTAACCTTTGGTGTTAACATTTGAAATGTTGTCACCGGTTACGGAGATCGCCGACTGCGAGGCAAACAGGGCTCCTGTGCCCAGATTCAGTAGAGAATTAACACCGGGCATTACAGTCTCCCGTTAATTAATGAAGCCTGAGGCTTGGGATTGAAATAACGTCCGCGAGCGGAATACACATTCTGCTCCTTGGGTGTGATTTCCTTATGCAGGAAATCCAGCATAGAAGAAGACTGCTCAAGCAGAGCCTGCGCCATCTGATGATTCTTGCTGGCCTGCACTCCACACTTCTGCTCATGCTCGTCAATCCTTGCCAGCAATTTCTCAATTTCCTTGCGCTGCCCATCCTCAATGGCGGGGAGAACCTGCCCCAGCCGCTGGGCGGAAGGGTCAAATTTTTGAACAAACAATCTCAGCGACATGCGCTCCGCTGAAATCTGCCGCATAAGCTCCTGTATTACCAATTCAACACTGGTAACGCCCTGGGGGTCTTTCTTCATAAGCAAGGAAAATTCTTCCTGAAGCAGCATGGAGAGCAACAAGACCGCCTTTGACTGCCTGTCAAGATTTGCCTTTATGAGTTTAATCATTTTCCCTCTCCTTACTGCTTAACGACTTGTTTTTTAAAGTATTTTTATATCTTAAAGATATTTATCAACAAAACTTTACTTATATACCAGCAAGTTTCTTGCCAATTTCTTCAGCCGTTGCACCCTGCACATAAACTTTTGTATTATGTTCCCTCTCAATGCTGCGGGCCAACTCTTCAATTCTCGCCATGGCCTCTGTTCTGCTCAGGGGGGCCTGCGCCTTTGAATTCGCCATGGATTCCTGAGCATTATTGCGGGCTGTCTGACGCTCCACGCGTTGCTCGAAAGTAAAATCCTCGTCTTCAAGGGAGATCCCGGGCTTGGGAAGCGGGATTCCGGGCAGACCATTTGCCTTACGATCATTAAGGGCTGTCAGGTGGGTTCCATGCACGGACCCCTTACCGCCGACTTCATCGAGAGTTTTAAGTGCTGTGGAGTTGCCTGTGCCGGGCAGAGTAGATTTGCTGGCTTTATCCAGCTTAGAACGCAGTTGATCATAGAGCATATCACCCAGACCGATACCGCCGCCCTCAGCCAGTTTTTCGGAAAAATCCTTATCGAACATGGCCGTATACTGCTGCTCGTATCGATTACTCAGGTAACCGCTTTTGGGCACGTTTTTACGCATCTGCTGCCAGATCTTGCCCATAAAAACAGCTTCAAATTTTTTGCACGCATCACGCAGGGACTTTTCAGTATCCTTCCCGCCGGAAAGACGATCATTCAAACTGCTGAGCTTATTTTTGAACCCTTGCAGTTCCTTGCTTTCAGCGCGGGCCTGTGCTTCGGCGGTATTCATTGCGCTATCTATCATTTTGCTTCCTCCGGTTCATGCACGATCCTGACTTTTGATAAAATTCAGAATCACTTTCCCCTCTTACAGCAAATACCGTACCGTACTCCGCAAAGTCCCTGTTCATCAGCATTGCCATTAACTTTTCAATTCTCCACCGCACCAAACTCCATGCAAGGTCAAGAGTTTGACCGCAGCCCAAAAACATTGAGCATAAAAAAAAAGAAGCCCGGCAGCTAACTACCGGGCTTCATGTGATTTCATCACGCTTTATGGCTGAGACTAACCTTGATTAAATGACCTCCAGATCGGCATGCAGGGCTCCGGCAACCTTCATTGTCCTCAGTATGGATATCAGGTCACGGGGGGTAGCGCCGATGGCATTAAGCCCATCAACCAGTTCCTGCAAGGTAGCACCTTCAACCAGCATCAATCTGTTATTGTCTTCCTGAACCTGAAGATTGGTTTCAGGACTTGCCACAGTCTCCGCTCCTTCAGGAGCAAAAGGACCGGGCTGGCTTACATCAGTACTTTCCGCAACGACCACTTGCAGGTTACCGTGTGCAATTGCGACTTTGGTCAGGCGAACATTACGCCCGAGTACCACTGTTCCGGTCTTTTCATCGACCACGACTTTGGCCTTGGTATCCGGTGAAATTTCAATATTCTCCAGAGCGGCCATCAACGGGACCATGTTGCCCCGGAAATTTTCGGGAATAGCCAGATCAACGGTCGAGGCATCAACCGGAGTGGCATAGGAGCCGCCCACAACATTATTAATCCGTTTCACAACCTGCATAGTTGTTCCGAAATCGGAAAGACCAAGGTTAATTGTGATTTTCTGCTGCCGGTTAAATTTGAAAGGAACGGAACGTTCAATAGTTGCGCCGGAAGGGATACGCGCTACGGTGACCACGTTTTTGGAAGCTGTGGAGGCTTCACCACCGGCGGAAAAACCGCCCACGGTTAATGCACCCTGCGCCAATGCATAGACATTTCCATCAATACCTTTGAGCGGGGTCATCAGTAAAACACCGCCGAACAAAGATTTACTGTCGCCGATGGAGGAGACTGTAACATCAAGAGGCGATCCCGGCTTGGCGGAAACAGGCATCTTAGCGGTGACCATGACTGCGGCAACGTTCTTGGGCTTAATGGAAGCACGGTCAACCTGAACACCCATTTTTTCCAGCATATTGATCATGGAGGTGATGGTGAATGCGGAGTTGGTTCCGTCCCCCGTTCCCGAAAGGCCGACAACCAGACCGTATCCGACCAGATCGTTGTCACGCACGCCGCTGAAAGAAGATATATCCTTCAAGCGGACCGCTTCCGCGGGCTGCGCATACATGAGAACGATAAACACAAACATTAAGGCCGCCGCAAGCCCTGCTGATATGTTGTTCATTCTGTTATTGAATTTCATCCTTTCCTCCATTGATCACTGTGACTCATATAAAACCTTACAGATACCCAGCCCTGTAGACTAGAAGGGCCATACATTGTCGAGAATTCTTGAAAGCCATCCGGGTCTCT is a window of Maridesulfovibrio sp. DNA encoding:
- a CDS encoding rod-binding protein — protein: MIDSAMNTAEAQARAESKELQGFKNKLSSLNDRLSGGKDTEKSLRDACKKFEAVFMGKIWQQMRKNVPKSGYLSNRYEQQYTAMFDKDFSEKLAEGGGIGLGDMLYDQLRSKLDKASKSTLPGTGNSTALKTLDEVGGKGSVHGTHLTALNDRKANGLPGIPLPKPGISLEDEDFTFEQRVERQTARNNAQESMANSKAQAPLSRTEAMARIEELARSIEREHNTKVYVQGATAEEIGKKLAGI
- the flgM gene encoding flagellar biosynthesis anti-sigma factor FlgM, producing the protein MKINQYNQTPLKAYSDNRVNNAADKTQSQQQSSAPSRDVVNVSTQAKLLGTARQTATESPDTREQKVRELREQVRSGTYKPDIRKTAMNLVRDEVDFLS
- the flgN gene encoding flagellar export chaperone FlgN, coding for MIKLIKANLDRQSKAVLLLSMLLQEEFSLLMKKDPQGVTSVELVIQELMRQISAERMSLRLFVQKFDPSAQRLGQVLPAIEDGQRKEIEKLLARIDEHEQKCGVQASKNHQMAQALLEQSSSMLDFLHKEITPKEQNVYSARGRYFNPKPQASLINGRL
- the fliW gene encoding flagellar assembly protein FliW; protein product: MAKERKKIIRTRIGEREITDEGIIYFSRGLIGFDDKRDFALIQLSEDSPFLLLQSLEDPGLGLLVADPYSFMDDYEVRLSEAEKRILRVENVRQMAVLVTVTIPPGRPNETTLNLGGPIVINSEARRGMQVPQVDTKYPTHFRPAND
- the flgL gene encoding flagellar hook-associated protein FlgL gives rise to the protein MRVSQQMLFNTYVSNMNRSLTDLVETNIQSQTQKKVNKPSDDPVGMARILDHRETLATVKQYRDNVDTAKGWLSLSDSTLTQVSTILTRAKELAEQGASGTLQEENREQISYEARQLFQQLVALANTEYEGKSIYAGHKVNENAFAEKLWMTSNDANVSSRNFTITGNADTTIVVQFLESGDIGGPDDIDYRYSKDGGKTFITKTLTSPDTQLDLDGVTMDFDLGTPAANIPVVANDPDNTNDTSGTWMWVRPTAQYMGDDADDINVVGLNTNFPAADVSADGSFTENVVVRIDSTTGAIDDEITYSYSSDGGVTWNEGNVKPLDAGATSAVLPLPGGTFTLVDNGGTLTNGAEFLIHPDSAAMDVQIQENEFVQINDIGKDLFGGIYKKPGDSGASVVFNGNSMLLGDGAGTTQNMFETMGNLVAFLETNNQSGVQQCLENLNESQKHVLTRAADVGGRENRLAVADQVLSSLELNEKDRISHIEDVDVGELMTKLSQQQIVYEAVLKSSSMIMKMNLLNYV
- the csrA gene encoding carbon storage regulator CsrA, producing the protein MLILTRRPGEALYLDDNIKITVLSVQGRQVKLGLDIPGDTTVYREEVYLKIKEQNRLALENTEQDLLAATELWQKKEKK
- a CDS encoding flagellar basal body P-ring protein FlgI; the protein is MKFNNRMNNISAGLAAALMFVFIVLMYAQPAEAVRLKDISSFSGVRDNDLVGYGLVVGLSGTGDGTNSAFTITSMINMLEKMGVQVDRASIKPKNVAAVMVTAKMPVSAKPGSPLDVTVSSIGDSKSLFGGVLLMTPLKGIDGNVYALAQGALTVGGFSAGGEASTASKNVVTVARIPSGATIERSVPFKFNRQQKITINLGLSDFGTTMQVVKRINNVVGGSYATPVDASTVDLAIPENFRGNMVPLMAALENIEISPDTKAKVVVDEKTGTVVLGRNVRLTKVAIAHGNLQVVVAESTDVSQPGPFAPEGAETVASPETNLQVQEDNNRLMLVEGATLQELVDGLNAIGATPRDLISILRTMKVAGALHADLEVI
- a CDS encoding NAD(+)/NADH kinase yields the protein MSDSQGSVLIVTKSGGGAASELGGDIARWLSLRGVDSDIVEHPSPPARINVSAYRESTILVLVLGGDGTFISVAGNVLDWEVPVLGINHGRVGFLAEVLPDDWETALDNFFKNELDISLRTAFDYEVQRGNGIVARGVAINDLVISRGTVARIISLDIGQKGQWIKNLRADGLIIATPTGSTAYNVSAGGPLVHPELAAMCVTPVCPFLNGIRPMVLPVDTPLTVDVGETSGDVYLTEDGRVPYPLSEGYRIVISRHKKELMLARIRSNTFFEKLRSKGFLTE
- the flgK gene encoding flagellar hook-associated protein FlgK; this translates as MPGVNSLLNLGTGALFASQSAISVTGDNISNVNTKGYSRRNVRLEENMSINYNPGQIGTGVRAAEIYRNFDQFVENSYNDKATMRERWDNLYNSLSSVESLFNESQGYGLNSSLTKFFNDWQDLSQRPNDAASRQQLLSDTTSLVNSLHSMQNDLTRYQQQVDDYIKQDVAKANDIMVRISEINQRINVNQVDGQNNPNALYDERATLIRNLSEIMDTKMIDNGKGNITITTGAGQTLVDGDKHFSLSYDGPQSTNSLSPGSNFDGKAYFEGSSEFEYTVECVTAGDVSGGATAAKYRVSLDGGTTWLKDSDGNERTFAASTDTGAIQVDDLKIWFGTPTDSTATPSNGIAKGDKFTIVPKSALYWVENTSNKENITPQINFAGQDNTRRLTGGSLAGNLNFRDNAVGRYKERMDALSKEIIWQTNRIHSQGAGLKAHTFMEGTYGVESDTRALGSGSSGLPFADRLESGNSMIYIYNSTTGALESSGPLDFDPTTPGVVDAFDPATHTLEDVRDAFDAQTGITAKIVNHKLQVTADDGYEFQLGTDTSGIYAALGLNTYFEGSSAASISVNGDVNGDIDFINAGHVNGAGEYNEGDNTNALKMKEMGMTNVNITTSFDGTTNQTLVEYYDGTVAVVGADTGTAKFNKNFQETLASDLNDKQQEISGVNIDEEMSNLIKYQHSYTAAAKLITTADQMLQTLLGMKN
- a CDS encoding DVU0524 family FlgM-associated protein; amino-acid sequence: MAHNPAEMRNMLQTYGKQLTNAKRLARFRRALKRSESPDTVTISRQARRRELVEKVSREIIENLIISGNENPVVSDILEQLELDFGDRFVFEYPLDGSDVQVLKETPDGVIDLPRNEKAQVMNRLWEITLDKVDRTML